A section of the Thauera chlorobenzoica genome encodes:
- a CDS encoding carboxymuconolactone decarboxylase family protein, with protein sequence MSKSFVQITSDVSKALGTLRREIPQTMTSFGAMAKSSLQDGALSELHKELIALAIAVTQRCDACIGFHVKALIRLGASREQIMETLGVCTYMGGGPALMYAAEAVRAYEEMLPGSA encoded by the coding sequence ATGTCCAAATCCTTTGTCCAGATCACTTCCGACGTTTCCAAAGCCCTCGGCACGCTGCGCCGGGAAATCCCCCAAACCATGACCAGTTTCGGTGCGATGGCGAAAAGCTCGCTGCAGGACGGTGCCCTCAGCGAGCTGCACAAGGAACTGATCGCCCTCGCCATCGCCGTGACCCAGCGCTGCGACGCCTGCATCGGCTTTCACGTCAAGGCCCTGATCCGCCTCGGCGCCAGCCGCGAGCAGATCATGGAAACCCTGGGCGTATGCACCTACATGGGCGGGGGCCCGGCCCTGATGTACGCCGCCGAAGCGGTGCGCGCCTACGAGGAAATGCTGCCCGGAAGCGCTTGA